In Lycium ferocissimum isolate CSIRO_LF1 chromosome 11, AGI_CSIRO_Lferr_CH_V1, whole genome shotgun sequence, a single genomic region encodes these proteins:
- the LOC132038352 gene encoding protein AGENET DOMAIN (AGD)-CONTAINING P1-like — protein sequence MAPLRAELKKQHSRMAFPKVNKSTTTTFKIKKSQIFEDMVFHRGDLVEVASKEDGFLGSYFEAMFMCPTLNKNKYIVQYKSLLKDDLSGPLKEVVTLPELRPVPPKIPANEFNLYDQVDAFDNDGWWVGIITGKIGTEYYVYFDNFEVECVYDVSDLRVHQDWIDGKWVTSKETAKGV from the coding sequence ATGGCTCCACTCAGAGCAGAATTAAAGAAACAACACTCAAGAATGGCCTTTCCAAAAGTAAACAAATCAACTACTACAACATTCAAGATTAAGAAATCACAAATCTTTGAAGATATGGTGTTCCATAGGGGCGATCTTGTTGAAGTAGCAAGCAAAGAAGATGGATTTCTTGGTTCTTACTTCGAGGCAATGTTTATGTGTCCAACtctcaacaaaaataaatatattgtgCAGTATAAGTCCCTTTTGAAAGATGATCTTTCTGGTCCTTTGAAAGAGGTTGTTACACTCCCTGAACTCAGGCCAGTGCCACCTAAGATTCCGGCTAATGAGTTTAACTTGTATGATCAAGTTGATGCTTTCGATAATGATGGGTGGTGGGTTGGCATAATTACTGGTAAGATTGGGACCGAGTACTATGTGTACTTTGATAACTTTGAGGTTGAATGTGTTTATGATGTAAGTGATTTGAGAGTTCATCAAGATTGGATCGATGGAAAGTGGGTTACTTCAAAAGAGACTGCAAAGGGTGTTTGa